In Ruania zhangjianzhongii, the following proteins share a genomic window:
- a CDS encoding DUF4191 domain-containing protein, with protein sequence MAKKNTTDAGAAPKPKKKRWYHQIWEVFQMVRRAQPSITFVLLGIFLGVVAIGVAIGLLFDQVVYFALMSVPFGLLAAMFVLARRAETVAYRRIEGEPGAVSAALGTIKRGWNIEEEPVAIDPRHQDMVFRAVGRPGVVLIAEGPAHRVPKLLESERKRVARIVPNVPIVLLQCGRDEGQIPLPKIASKVRKQKPQLTKNETAEVSKRLRALKSHALPIPKGVDPRRARPDRKGMRGR encoded by the coding sequence ATGGCGAAGAAGAACACCACAGATGCGGGCGCGGCGCCCAAGCCGAAGAAGAAGCGTTGGTACCACCAGATCTGGGAAGTCTTCCAGATGGTGCGGCGGGCCCAACCGTCGATCACGTTCGTGCTGCTCGGCATCTTCCTCGGTGTGGTCGCCATCGGGGTGGCCATCGGCCTGCTCTTCGACCAGGTGGTCTACTTCGCACTGATGTCGGTGCCGTTCGGTCTCCTGGCGGCGATGTTTGTGCTCGCCCGCCGCGCCGAGACCGTGGCCTACCGCCGGATCGAGGGTGAGCCCGGCGCCGTCTCCGCCGCGCTCGGCACGATCAAGCGGGGGTGGAACATCGAGGAGGAACCGGTGGCGATCGACCCGCGCCACCAGGACATGGTGTTTCGGGCCGTCGGCCGCCCGGGTGTGGTGCTGATCGCCGAAGGACCGGCACACCGGGTACCCAAGCTGCTCGAGAGTGAGCGCAAGCGGGTGGCGCGGATCGTACCGAACGTGCCGATCGTGCTGCTGCAGTGCGGCCGGGACGAGGGCCAGATCCCGCTGCCGAAGATCGCCTCGAAGGTGCGCAAGCAGAAGCCCCAGTTGACCAAGAACGAGACCGCCGAGGTATCCAAGCGGCTGCGCGCGCTGAAGTCGCACGCGCTGCCGATCCCGAAGGGCGTGGACCCGCGCCGTGCCCGCCCGGACCGCAAGGGTATGCGCGGCCGCTGA
- a CDS encoding lipoyl synthase, which yields MAVAPEGRKMLRVEARNAAVPIEKKPSWIKTRATMGPEYTELRSLVQREGLNTVCQEAGCPNIFECWEDREATFLIGGDQCTRRCDFCQIDTGKPAAFDADEPRRVAASVQAMGLRYSTVTGVARDDLEDGGAWLYAETVRQIHQVNPGTGVELLIPDFNADPDQLAEVFSSRPEVLAHNLETVPRIFKRIRPGFRFERSLQVLTAAHEDGFVTKSNLILGMGETYEESVDALEQLHDAGCDLITITQYLRPSLRHHPVDRWVKPEEFVALSEEAERIGFLGVMAGPLVRSSYRAGRLWGQAMARRGQTIPEALAHLAEPVTARQEAASLLAR from the coding sequence ATGGCTGTCGCTCCTGAAGGACGCAAGATGCTTCGCGTCGAGGCCCGCAACGCGGCGGTCCCGATCGAGAAGAAGCCCTCCTGGATCAAGACCCGCGCCACGATGGGCCCGGAGTACACCGAGCTCCGTTCGCTGGTGCAGCGCGAGGGTCTGAACACGGTCTGCCAGGAGGCGGGCTGTCCGAACATCTTCGAGTGTTGGGAGGATCGCGAAGCGACCTTCCTGATCGGCGGGGACCAGTGCACCCGGCGGTGCGACTTCTGCCAGATCGACACCGGGAAGCCAGCCGCTTTCGACGCGGACGAGCCGCGCCGCGTGGCCGCATCTGTACAAGCGATGGGTCTGCGCTACTCCACGGTCACGGGGGTGGCACGGGACGATCTGGAGGACGGCGGAGCCTGGCTGTACGCCGAGACCGTCCGGCAGATCCACCAGGTCAACCCGGGCACCGGCGTCGAGCTGCTCATCCCGGACTTCAACGCCGATCCGGACCAGCTGGCCGAGGTGTTCTCCTCCCGGCCGGAGGTGCTCGCACACAACCTGGAGACGGTGCCGCGGATCTTCAAGCGGATCCGCCCCGGGTTCCGGTTCGAGCGGTCCCTGCAGGTACTCACCGCCGCCCACGAGGACGGTTTCGTCACCAAGTCCAACCTGATCCTCGGCATGGGCGAGACCTACGAGGAGTCCGTGGACGCGCTGGAGCAGCTGCACGACGCCGGCTGTGACCTGATCACCATCACCCAGTACTTGCGGCCCTCGCTGCGCCACCACCCGGTGGACCGGTGGGTGAAGCCGGAGGAGTTCGTGGCGCTGTCCGAAGAGGCGGAGCGGATCGGGTTCCTCGGTGTGATGGCCGGACCTCTGGTGCGCTCCTCCTATCGTGCCGGTCGGCTGTGGGGCCAGGCGATGGCCCGCCGGGGGCAGACGATCCCGGAGGCGCTGGCACACCTCGCGGAGCCGGTCACCGCCCGCCAGGAGGCTGCCTCCCTGCTGGCCCGGTGA
- the lipB gene encoding lipoyl(octanoyl) transferase LipB, with the protein MMIHRWGLGESLIDYHEAWDRQRDLHGAVVDGGADTTLLLEHASVYTAGRRTAKWDRPTDGTPVVDVDRGGRITWHGPGQLVAYPIVRLAEPVDVVAYVRALEQAVIDTCAHWGITAERVEGRSGAWVRGQDGAQDRKIAAIGVRVARGVTMHGVAINACPQLAAYSSIVPCGITDAGVTSISALTGGQISVTDCADAFEPHLQQALSPLLARVAA; encoded by the coding sequence ATGATGATCCACCGGTGGGGTCTGGGAGAATCGCTCATCGACTACCACGAGGCGTGGGACCGGCAACGGGATCTGCACGGCGCCGTAGTGGACGGCGGAGCCGACACCACGCTGCTGCTCGAGCACGCCTCGGTGTACACCGCCGGGCGGCGCACGGCGAAGTGGGACCGGCCCACGGACGGCACCCCGGTGGTGGACGTGGACCGCGGCGGCCGGATCACCTGGCACGGCCCCGGCCAGCTGGTGGCCTACCCGATCGTGCGGCTGGCCGAACCGGTGGACGTGGTCGCCTACGTGCGGGCTCTGGAGCAGGCGGTGATCGACACCTGCGCGCACTGGGGCATCACCGCTGAACGGGTCGAGGGGCGTAGCGGGGCGTGGGTGCGCGGACAGGACGGAGCGCAGGACCGCAAGATCGCCGCGATCGGGGTGCGAGTGGCCCGCGGGGTGACCATGCACGGGGTGGCCATCAATGCCTGCCCGCAGCTGGCCGCCTACTCCTCGATCGTGCCCTGCGGGATCACCGACGCCGGTGTCACGTCCATTTCTGCACTGACCGGTGGACAGATCTCGGTGACCGACTGCGCGGATGCCTTCGAGCCGCACCTGCAGCAAGCCCTGAGCCCACTGTTAGCCCGGGTAGCGGCATGA
- a CDS encoding histidine phosphatase family protein — protein MSDLQCAARFLVVRHAAAAYPDPDPVGGPDLGLTANGRAQARALAERLAGERVAAVFTSTMGRAEQTAQIVADGLGLAAEELPGVQEYAIGDLVGSEDQERVDAVFDSWVAGDLTAAYPGGESGADLVARFGLAIDDVADSYRGETVVVISHGGVMAVAIPRLAGRATPELLAARWLPHCAIARVDVDSDGWALQHWPGSPDPAAAEVVDNSAE, from the coding sequence GTGAGCGATCTCCAGTGCGCGGCCCGGTTCCTGGTGGTCCGCCATGCCGCGGCCGCCTACCCGGATCCGGACCCGGTGGGTGGCCCGGACCTCGGCCTGACCGCGAACGGACGTGCGCAGGCGAGAGCGCTCGCCGAACGACTGGCGGGGGAGCGGGTGGCGGCGGTCTTCACGTCCACGATGGGCCGGGCGGAGCAGACCGCGCAGATCGTCGCCGATGGGCTGGGCCTGGCCGCGGAAGAGCTGCCAGGGGTGCAGGAGTACGCCATCGGGGACCTGGTCGGGAGCGAGGACCAGGAACGAGTCGATGCCGTATTCGACTCCTGGGTGGCCGGCGACCTGACGGCGGCGTACCCGGGCGGGGAGTCCGGTGCCGACCTGGTGGCGAGGTTCGGCTTGGCGATCGACGACGTGGCGGACTCCTATCGCGGGGAGACCGTGGTGGTGATCAGCCATGGGGGAGTGATGGCTGTGGCGATCCCGCGACTGGCCGGGCGTGCCACCCCGGAACTGCTCGCCGCGCGCTGGCTGCCGCACTGCGCGATCGCGCGGGTGGACGTGGACAGCGACGGCTGGGCGCTGCAGCACTGGCCCGGGTCGCCTGATCCGGCAGCCGCCGAGGTTGTGGACAACTCGGCCGAGTAG
- a CDS encoding serine/threonine-protein kinase, producing MSATVTVPGYTLTGVAGFGADGAVRRGTDADGRPVALRFLTEAPAGLRARVQAAARVHDPGVAGVLGLVELADGLAVVQDFIDGPTLSTLRAARRGLSVPECTQLAGGLLAALEGLHAAGIIHGDVSPANVIVTPTEEGAGRPVLVDLVGGAGPDRGTRGFRAPEVDTGAALGTAADVYSAAQLSLWAAESGAREEVAALLAPLLCREPGERPSARRARQLLDGGAQVAIALAPAEVLASATLREHAARELTTRARSRRLRPRRRHRAVGPRQWLLRAAAAAVLLTLVTGSAVWQGAVDLTPEAPPKAAPVSMAAGIASRVAQAAGEARAGHVQTSQGQAGDEETSTDTTAEIAAAVHDLLARRDAALTARDAVALADATVPGSPLAAADATVLTELTDADLQLRGYRTEVVQLRVLSRDPATAAVQAELSQPAHERLAADGSVSRVPEQPARCVRLELDRTGDDASWRATTATPC from the coding sequence ATGAGTGCGACGGTCACCGTTCCCGGCTACACCCTCACCGGCGTGGCGGGGTTCGGCGCGGACGGTGCCGTGCGCCGGGGTACCGACGCCGACGGCCGGCCGGTCGCGCTCCGGTTCCTGACCGAGGCACCGGCCGGACTGCGGGCTCGCGTCCAAGCGGCAGCGCGGGTACACGATCCCGGCGTCGCCGGAGTGCTGGGCCTGGTCGAGCTCGCGGACGGTCTCGCCGTCGTGCAGGACTTCATCGACGGGCCCACCCTGTCAACCCTGCGGGCGGCCCGCCGCGGTCTGAGCGTGCCCGAATGCACGCAGCTGGCCGGCGGGCTGCTGGCAGCGCTGGAGGGTCTGCATGCGGCCGGGATCATCCACGGCGATGTGTCGCCGGCGAACGTGATCGTCACCCCCACCGAGGAGGGCGCCGGCCGGCCGGTGCTGGTGGACCTGGTCGGGGGAGCGGGACCGGACCGCGGCACCCGCGGGTTCCGCGCACCGGAAGTGGATACCGGCGCCGCCCTCGGCACTGCGGCAGACGTCTACTCAGCCGCGCAACTGAGCCTGTGGGCCGCCGAGTCGGGAGCGCGTGAGGAGGTGGCGGCGCTACTCGCGCCGTTGCTGTGCCGGGAGCCCGGGGAGCGTCCATCTGCTCGGCGCGCGCGTCAGCTGCTCGACGGCGGAGCTCAGGTGGCGATCGCTCTGGCACCGGCCGAGGTGCTTGCCTCGGCAACCCTGCGTGAGCATGCGGCCCGGGAGCTCACCACCCGGGCGCGCAGCCGGCGCCTACGCCCACGGCGACGGCACCGGGCGGTGGGGCCACGGCAGTGGCTGCTGCGGGCGGCGGCCGCTGCGGTACTGCTCACGCTGGTGACGGGGTCTGCGGTGTGGCAGGGGGCCGTTGACCTGACACCGGAGGCGCCGCCGAAGGCCGCACCGGTGAGCATGGCGGCGGGGATAGCCAGTCGCGTCGCCCAGGCGGCAGGCGAGGCCCGCGCAGGCCACGTGCAGACGAGCCAGGGGCAAGCGGGTGACGAGGAGACCTCCACCGACACCACAGCCGAAATCGCCGCAGCGGTTCATGACCTTCTCGCCAGGCGAGATGCGGCGCTCACGGCACGGGACGCCGTCGCCCTGGCGGATGCCACAGTGCCCGGCTCGCCGCTGGCCGCCGCCGATGCCACGGTGCTCACCGAGCTCACCGACGCCGACCTGCAGCTGCGCGGCTATCGGACCGAGGTGGTCCAGCTGCGGGTCCTCAGCCGCGATCCGGCTACCGCAGCGGTGCAGGCCGAGCTCTCCCAACCGGCGCACGAGCGTCTCGCCGCGGACGGCTCCGTGTCGCGGGTACCCGAGCAGCCGGCGCGGTGCGTGCGACTGGAGCTGGACCGTACCGGCGACGACGCTTCATGGCGGGCTACGACCGCCACGCCCTGCTGA
- a CDS encoding Cmx/CmrA family chloramphenicol efflux MFS transporter, which yields MPFALYMLALAVFVMGTSEFMLAGLLPAIAADLDVSVGTACLLTTAFAIGMVIGAPVMAAFARRWPPRLTLIVCLLVCAGSHVMGAMTPVFSLLLITRVLSAFAHAGFLAVALSTATTLVPANQKGRTLSILLSGTTMATVAGVPAGALLGTVLGWRTTFWAIAILCIPAAIGVARGISPKSGQSATSASSPRLRAELSQLATPRLILAMALGALINGGTFAAFTFLAPVVTETAGLAEGWVSVVLVMFGIGSFLGVTIAGRLSDQQPGLVLAVGGPLLLTGWIMVTFAAPDPVALILLVLVQGFLSFGVGSTLITRVLYAASGAPTMGGSYATAALNIGAAAGPVLGAVGLATGLGLLAPVWVASALTAIALVIMLLTGRALTQNPAEVRR from the coding sequence ATGCCTTTTGCTCTCTACATGCTTGCCCTGGCGGTCTTCGTCATGGGCACTTCAGAATTCATGCTCGCGGGACTGCTCCCGGCGATCGCGGCTGACCTTGACGTGTCGGTCGGCACGGCATGTCTGCTCACCACCGCCTTCGCGATCGGTATGGTCATCGGCGCGCCAGTGATGGCAGCATTCGCTCGCCGCTGGCCACCGCGGCTGACACTGATCGTCTGCCTTCTGGTGTGTGCGGGAAGCCACGTGATGGGCGCGATGACCCCCGTGTTCTCGCTCCTGCTGATCACCCGGGTGCTCAGCGCTTTCGCACATGCTGGGTTCCTCGCCGTAGCACTGAGCACGGCCACGACCCTCGTGCCAGCGAACCAGAAGGGGCGCACACTGTCGATCCTGCTCTCCGGCACGACGATGGCAACTGTCGCGGGCGTCCCCGCAGGAGCACTGCTCGGCACAGTGCTGGGCTGGCGGACGACGTTCTGGGCGATCGCCATCCTCTGCATTCCCGCCGCCATCGGAGTGGCCCGGGGCATCAGTCCCAAGAGCGGGCAGTCGGCGACGAGCGCGTCCTCGCCACGGCTTCGTGCGGAGCTCAGCCAGTTGGCGACGCCCCGGCTCATCCTGGCCATGGCCCTCGGAGCACTGATCAACGGAGGGACCTTTGCGGCATTCACCTTCCTGGCGCCCGTCGTGACTGAGACGGCTGGTCTGGCCGAAGGCTGGGTCTCCGTTGTTCTGGTGATGTTCGGGATCGGTTCGTTCCTTGGCGTCACGATCGCGGGCCGGCTATCCGATCAACAACCTGGCCTCGTGCTCGCAGTCGGCGGACCGCTGCTGCTGACAGGCTGGATCATGGTGACATTCGCCGCCCCGGATCCCGTTGCGCTCATTCTCCTTGTCCTCGTTCAGGGCTTCCTGTCGTTCGGCGTCGGCAGCACCCTGATCACGCGCGTGTTGTACGCAGCGTCGGGCGCGCCAACGATGGGCGGTTCGTACGCCACCGCAGCATTGAACATCGGAGCCGCCGCGGGGCCGGTTCTCGGTGCAGTCGGCCTCGCGACCGGGCTGGGGCTGCTTGCGCCGGTCTGGGTAGCTTCCGCGCTGACAGCGATTGCTCTCGTCATCATGCTTCTCACCGGACGCGCACTCACGCAGAACCCTGCGGAGGTCCGTCGATGA
- a CDS encoding TIGR01777 family oxidoreductase, whose protein sequence is MGHVLAAGVSGFLGTPLVTALREAGHDVTRLVRHPAQTADEITWDPATGHLPEDTLEGITAVVNLAGAGVGDKRWTPARRQELVTSRITSTTLLARALAATGHPEVPLINASAVGYYGDRGEEQISTADPPGESFLAGVCVAWEAATAPAKEAGHRVVHLRTGIVFDPGGGALEEMLLPLSLGIAGPIAGGKQWWSWITREDWVRAVVHLVTSEVSGPVHLSAPNPRRNASAMRALAHAKNRPGLLPIPLFAVKIVAGAFAEELAISQKITPDDLLADGFEFRWPDLDAAADHFFAR, encoded by the coding sequence ATGGGACACGTACTGGCCGCGGGAGTCTCCGGTTTTCTGGGCACGCCGCTGGTCACCGCACTACGGGAGGCCGGACACGACGTCACCCGTCTGGTTCGCCACCCGGCGCAAACCGCCGACGAGATCACCTGGGATCCGGCCACCGGGCACCTTCCCGAGGACACGCTCGAGGGCATCACGGCAGTAGTGAACCTGGCCGGGGCAGGTGTCGGCGACAAACGCTGGACCCCCGCGCGGCGGCAGGAACTGGTCACGTCGCGGATCACCTCGACCACCCTGCTCGCCCGCGCCTTGGCTGCCACCGGTCACCCCGAGGTGCCGCTGATCAACGCCTCCGCCGTCGGTTACTACGGCGATCGGGGCGAGGAACAGATCTCGACGGCGGACCCTCCCGGCGAGTCGTTCCTCGCCGGCGTATGCGTGGCCTGGGAAGCGGCCACGGCGCCGGCGAAGGAAGCCGGGCACCGGGTGGTGCACCTGCGTACCGGGATCGTGTTCGATCCGGGCGGCGGTGCGCTGGAGGAGATGCTGCTGCCGTTGAGCCTCGGGATCGCCGGGCCGATCGCCGGTGGGAAGCAGTGGTGGTCCTGGATCACCCGAGAGGACTGGGTGCGCGCCGTGGTGCATCTGGTCACCTCCGAGGTCTCCGGCCCGGTGCATCTGAGCGCACCGAACCCGCGCCGGAACGCCTCGGCGATGAGGGCCCTAGCGCATGCGAAGAACCGTCCGGGCTTGCTGCCGATCCCGCTGTTCGCGGTGAAGATCGTGGCCGGAGCGTTCGCCGAGGAGCTGGCGATCTCACAGAAGATCACGCCGGATGACCTGCTCGCCGACGGGTTCGAGTTCCGGTGGCCCGATCTGGATGCCGCCGCCGACCACTTCTTCGCCCGCTGA
- the sucB gene encoding 2-oxoglutarate dehydrogenase, E2 component, dihydrolipoamide succinyltransferase, which translates to MSESVKMPALGESVTEGTVTQWLKAVGDSVEVDEPLLEVSTDKVDTEVPSPVAGVIEKILVEEDDTVEVGAELVIIGSGEGGSSEDSGSDSAQAEEPAEEPAPAQEAPAEQPAAAQEAPAEQPAAAQEAPAEQPAAAQEAPAEQPAQGGSSGGGAAEGTEVKLPALGESVTEGTITQWLKAVGDDVAEDEPLLEVSTDKVDTEVPSPVAGTLLEIRANEDDTVEVGGVLAVIGAEGAAAPSPAAASPAPAQKSAPAEESAPAESAPEPKEEPQEEPKAQAKQPEPAPAQQAAPQQPAPSPQGAAQEAPAKKEPAGDAEPATSYVTPLVRKLAADKGVDLASLTGSGVGGRIRKQDVLEAAEAAAKPAPEEAPAPAQAPAAKSAAAPAVSPLRGTREKMTRLRKIVAKRMVESLQTSAQLTTVLEVDVTKIARLRARAKDDFLAREGVKLTYLPFFTLAAVEALKQYPKLNASIEGEEIVYHGSENVGIAVDTERGLIVPVIKEAGNLNLAGIARSIADLAERTRTNKAKPDELAGGTFTITNTGSGGALFDTPILFQPQVGMLGVGTIVKRPVVVPGPDGGDVIAVRQMVYLSISYDHRLIDGADAARFLTAMKKRLEEGSFEGQLGL; encoded by the coding sequence ATGTCCGAATCCGTGAAAATGCCCGCCCTTGGCGAGAGTGTCACCGAGGGCACCGTGACGCAGTGGCTCAAGGCCGTGGGCGACTCGGTGGAGGTCGACGAGCCGTTGCTCGAGGTCTCCACTGACAAGGTGGACACCGAGGTGCCCTCTCCGGTGGCAGGGGTCATCGAGAAGATCCTGGTCGAGGAGGACGACACCGTCGAGGTCGGTGCCGAGCTGGTGATCATCGGATCCGGTGAAGGCGGCAGCAGCGAGGACTCCGGCTCTGATTCCGCGCAGGCGGAGGAGCCCGCCGAGGAGCCCGCACCTGCGCAGGAGGCGCCCGCCGAGCAGCCCGCAGCCGCGCAGGAAGCGCCCGCCGAGCAGCCCGCAGCCGCGCAGGAAGCGCCCGCCGAGCAGCCCGCAGCCGCGCAGGAAGCGCCCGCCGAGCAGCCCGCTCAGGGAGGTAGCTCCGGTGGCGGCGCCGCCGAGGGCACGGAGGTCAAGCTCCCGGCGCTCGGTGAGAGCGTCACCGAAGGCACCATCACGCAGTGGCTGAAGGCGGTTGGAGACGACGTCGCCGAGGACGAGCCGCTGCTCGAGGTGTCCACGGACAAGGTGGACACCGAGGTGCCCTCCCCCGTGGCCGGCACGCTGCTGGAGATCCGCGCCAACGAGGACGACACCGTCGAGGTCGGCGGTGTGCTGGCGGTCATCGGCGCTGAGGGTGCCGCAGCCCCGAGTCCGGCAGCGGCATCCCCCGCCCCGGCGCAGAAATCGGCTCCGGCCGAGGAGTCCGCGCCTGCCGAGTCCGCCCCGGAGCCGAAGGAAGAGCCCCAGGAGGAGCCGAAGGCGCAGGCCAAGCAGCCCGAGCCCGCCCCGGCGCAGCAGGCCGCACCCCAGCAGCCGGCGCCGTCACCCCAGGGTGCTGCGCAGGAGGCACCCGCGAAGAAGGAGCCGGCAGGCGACGCCGAGCCGGCCACCAGTTACGTCACCCCGCTGGTGCGCAAGCTCGCGGCGGACAAGGGCGTGGACCTGGCCTCTCTCACCGGGAGCGGCGTCGGTGGCCGGATCCGCAAGCAGGATGTGCTCGAGGCCGCAGAGGCCGCTGCCAAGCCGGCACCTGAGGAAGCACCGGCACCGGCCCAGGCCCCGGCAGCGAAGAGCGCCGCCGCTCCGGCGGTCTCCCCGCTGCGTGGCACCCGGGAGAAGATGACCCGGCTGCGCAAGATCGTCGCGAAGCGGATGGTCGAGTCGCTGCAGACCTCCGCACAGCTCACCACTGTGCTCGAGGTGGACGTCACCAAGATCGCCCGGCTGCGCGCCAGGGCGAAGGATGACTTCCTCGCTCGCGAGGGCGTCAAGCTGACCTACCTGCCGTTCTTCACCCTGGCAGCGGTCGAGGCGCTGAAGCAGTACCCGAAGCTGAACGCGAGCATCGAGGGCGAGGAGATCGTCTACCACGGCTCGGAGAACGTCGGTATCGCCGTGGACACCGAGCGCGGCCTGATCGTGCCGGTGATCAAGGAGGCCGGGAACCTGAATCTCGCCGGGATCGCCCGCAGCATCGCGGACCTGGCCGAGCGCACCCGCACCAACAAGGCCAAGCCGGACGAGCTGGCCGGTGGCACCTTCACGATCACCAACACCGGTTCCGGTGGTGCCCTGTTCGACACCCCGATCCTGTTCCAGCCGCAGGTCGGGATGCTCGGTGTGGGCACGATCGTCAAGCGCCCGGTAGTCGTACCCGGTCCGGACGGTGGCGACGTGATCGCCGTCCGGCAGATGGTGTACCTGTCCATCTCCTACGACCACCGCCTGATCGACGGTGCGGACGCCGCACGCTTCCTCACCGCGATGAAGAAGCGGCTCGAGGAAGGTAGCTTCGAAGGCCAGCTCGGCCTCTGA
- the lpdA gene encoding dihydrolipoyl dehydrogenase: protein MSEAQEAAYDVVVLGAGSGGYACALRASQLGLRVALIDEAELGGTCLHRGCIPTKALLHAAEVADEARSASQVGVRATFDGVDGPGLLAYQQSVVDRLHKGLQGLISAATVDWVPGRGRLVAPDTVAVQGTNGSSRLVRGRHVVIATGSQVRTLDGVAFGERIISSDQALRLEQVPQRALVLGGGVIGVEFASIWASFGAEVTIVEAVDRLLPGEDPAISKGLQRALKRRGITARTGARVANAEEHDGGVRLALEDGTVLEGDVLLVAVGRGPVTADLGLDSAGVQLDGGFVRTDERLRTSAEGIYAVGDVVRGLQLAHRGFGHGIFVAEEIAGRSPQPVPEENIPRVTYCDPQVASVGLTEPAARERFGDEIDTVEQSLAGNGKSQILHTTGMVKMVRHRGGPILGVHLLGARMGEQIGEAQMLVNWEAYPQDVAPLIHAHPTQNESLGEAALALAGSPLHSHN, encoded by the coding sequence GTGAGCGAAGCGCAGGAGGCCGCCTACGACGTCGTCGTCCTCGGCGCCGGCAGCGGTGGGTACGCCTGCGCGCTGCGAGCTTCCCAGCTCGGCCTGCGGGTCGCCCTGATCGACGAGGCCGAGCTCGGTGGCACCTGCCTGCACCGCGGCTGTATCCCCACTAAGGCGCTGCTGCACGCCGCCGAGGTGGCCGATGAGGCCCGCTCCGCGTCCCAGGTAGGGGTGCGGGCCACCTTCGACGGCGTGGACGGTCCTGGTCTGCTCGCCTACCAGCAGTCCGTGGTCGACCGGCTGCACAAGGGCCTGCAGGGGCTGATCTCGGCAGCGACCGTGGACTGGGTCCCGGGTCGGGGGCGTCTAGTGGCTCCGGACACGGTGGCGGTCCAGGGCACCAACGGTTCTTCCCGGTTGGTCCGCGGGCGGCATGTGGTGATCGCCACCGGTTCGCAGGTGCGCACGCTCGACGGCGTAGCTTTCGGTGAGCGGATCATCTCCTCCGATCAGGCGTTGCGGCTGGAGCAGGTGCCCCAGCGGGCGCTCGTGCTCGGCGGCGGGGTGATCGGTGTGGAGTTCGCCTCGATCTGGGCCTCTTTCGGCGCCGAGGTGACCATCGTGGAAGCCGTGGACCGGTTGCTTCCCGGCGAGGACCCCGCGATCAGCAAGGGACTCCAGCGTGCGCTGAAGCGCCGCGGCATCACCGCCCGGACCGGTGCTCGGGTAGCGAATGCCGAGGAGCACGACGGCGGAGTGCGGCTGGCTCTGGAAGACGGCACCGTGCTCGAAGGTGATGTCCTCCTGGTGGCGGTCGGCCGCGGACCGGTCACGGCCGACCTCGGCCTGGACTCCGCCGGTGTCCAGCTCGATGGCGGCTTCGTCCGCACCGACGAGCGGTTGCGCACCAGTGCCGAGGGCATCTACGCGGTCGGTGATGTGGTCCGCGGCCTGCAGCTGGCCCACCGCGGCTTCGGCCACGGGATCTTCGTGGCTGAGGAGATCGCGGGGCGCTCCCCGCAGCCGGTGCCGGAAGAGAACATCCCTCGGGTCACCTACTGCGACCCCCAGGTGGCGTCGGTGGGTCTGACCGAGCCGGCCGCCCGCGAGCGGTTCGGCGACGAGATCGATACCGTGGAGCAGTCCCTGGCCGGTAACGGCAAGAGCCAGATCCTGCACACCACCGGGATGGTGAAGATGGTCCGCCATCGCGGCGGCCCGATCCTCGGCGTCCACCTCCTGGGTGCAAGGATGGGGGAACAGATCGGAGAAGCGCAGATGTTGGTGAACTGGGAGGCTTACCCTCAGGACGTCGCACCGTTGATCCACGCACACCCGACACAGAACGAATCACTGGGTGAGGCTGCACTGGCCTTGGCCGGTTCACCTTTGCACTCCCACAACTGA